The Clupea harengus chromosome 5, Ch_v2.0.2, whole genome shotgun sequence genomic sequence TGGTAACTGTCAGTGTCACATTAAACCCTGCTTCCCCATCCCTCCCTGCTTCTGTCAACCTGCTGCCGGGAACTAACAGCAAAGATACAGCAAGAACGTAAGTCTGCTCACCtaacaatatctctctctctctctctcctctctctctctctctctctgtgtgtgtgtgtgtgtttgtgtgagttgatGAGACTGTCCCTGTGAGATGTTGGGAGAGATCAATGACATGAATGACATTCAGTAATATGTATGTGAAAAGGAGAatgttaacatgtgtgtgtgtgtgtgtgtgtgtgtatgtgtgtgtgtgtgtatgtgtgtgtgtgtatttgtgtgtgttctgtaccgTCGCCATCACGAGAAAGCGGCACCatggaggcagacacacaccataataCACCACCATAGAttagagcagacacacacaccataatacACCACCATAGATTAGAGCAGACAGCCTCCCTGGGACTGAGAAAAGACATAGTTTCATTTAATGAGGGGGTCCTGCAGGCAGTCAGGTAGAAGCAGAACAACATGGAACAGCTCAGTTGCCTCTCTCACCCAGTGTGAGCCACTCACTGCAGCCCAGTGATCCAGGAGATGGATGCACTAAGGTTTAGACTCTTCTCAAGCTCTCATCTACAGCAGCAATCACACCTCCCCATCAGACTTATTTCAGTGTACATCAGAGCTGTTTCATCACACTGGTAGAATTCTCATATTTTAAAAAGAGAACCAGAGTAAATGTATGTCAGTGATGAAAACACCATATGCACCCAGAACCCATACAGGAACATGAGACAGGAAGGACGTTGGTGAATTAGAATGAAGGCCAAAGATATTCATGCATCATACAGATGATGGGTGTCGTTTCAGAAATACCACTCCAGTTACCATAGCGCTCCATCATTAGTGTAGGCAGCAATGAGAGTCTGTGTGGAGGAGATACTGCAATGATAAATGGAGGCCTTATTAagtgccctctttctctctctcactctctctctccctctctttctcccctcatctctttgcccctctctctctatcgttctctctatctctccccttctctctctatacaGTGAAACAGCCACCCACCATTGTGAAACAGTCTCCAAAGGACTACATTGTAGACCCCCGAGATAGCATCATCATTGAATGTGAAGCTAAGGGGAACCCGCCGCCAATGTGAGTGCTGACCAACACACAATCGCCTCTTTcaacatctcctctcctccctccctccctccctcccctgctttccttccctctttttgtttttctcactcTGCTCACTTCTGACCATGTCCTCTTGGGGATGTCTGCCTTTCACCAatctttctctcacaggcactctctctctctctctgtctctctctgtccgtgtctgtgtctgtgtctctgtctgtgtctcactcttctcatctctctcctcacctgctTTCCTGGCTCGCCTCTTTCTCTTCCGCTCCACACTGCGCCCgtctctcatttttctctcgccccctctctccagccccTTTGTCTGTCTcgatctctctgtccctccatcaCTTGGCTCTGGCCTTtgtcatcctgtctctctctttctcctcctctgcaaccacccccccccccctcccctcccctgccatGTCTTAATTGAGGATGACAGCCATTAGTGAGAACAGAGAGGCCTGCCTGGCCCGGTGCATCTCCACTGGGGAGAGAGCAGGCATGAGCACCCTCCTCTGCCCCAAACCCCCGTTATCACACCATCAGATACAGAGTACAGGCACAGGCAACCAGAtaccatgcctctctctctctctctctctctctctctctccctctccctttctcactcaaCTCTTTCTTGTGTTCTCCCCTCTGCTTACATAAGCCATATGAATCCTTGACCAGCTGAGGACAGTGGTTCCATTCACGGGGcgcgtttgtgtttgtttgccaggCCATATTAGAGGGGTTGTTTACATAATGCCACCGCCATGGTGGCTCTCCCAGGAAGGGCACTGTGCTGGAATAATGCGCCCGGATGGCTATTCATGCCCATGGAACACTCAGTCACAGCACTTCCCAAAATGACTCTGATTggctattttttgtttttttgttgttgtggaaACTTTTTGGTGGTTGTTGAATGTTTTGGTCCCCTTTGAGAGTGTGGCGTTTTGAAATTCACCTGTCTCTCACCGTGTGTTCAGTTATGACGTGTGAGCTTTGGAGCTGGCTTACTTCCTGACTGACTGCTCCTCACGGATGGAGCGAAGCACGGTGTGCACACCAGGGTACCCACACAGCAGCTAGCTAACTCTGGAGCGGCTCTGgcgtggtcatgtgaccaaacCCAGCCAGTCATCCGCCACCTGAGTGTAGATCTCTGAGCGTACACATATGTTCCACACTATTGACCCTCAAAGGATATTTCAGCGCCCACTGTCTTATCAGTGAGGAAGTTACTAGACACTGATCTGTACGACAGTCTACATAGCAGCTGCCTGTGTAAGAAATCCAGTCAGGTCAGATCGAGGCCAAACCAGGGCTaaaccagggccagaccagggccagaccagggccagaccagggccagatctggtATAACCACTGCAGCTTCTGTGCTTCTGTGGGCGAGCCATCAGGCCCCTTCTGCAAGTGTCTTTCTGCTCACGtctgcccctctgtgtgtgtttttgcgtggGGGTGCCGCCATCAGGTACGAGTGGAAGCGGAATTCGCGGTACTTCAACGTGGGCAAGATGCCGCACGTGACGCAGCGGAAGCCGTCGGGGACGTTGGAGATCTCCTCCCGCAATGGCGGCAGGCCCGAGGACTACGAGGGCGAGTACCAGTGCTTCGCCTCCAACGAGTTTGGCATAGCGGTGTCCAATAAGATCCTGCTGCGAATCTCCAGTGAGtgcaaacacaatcacacacacacacagacacacacacacacactcacatagactgTGTAGCACCCAGCACTTTGGACACACTATTagattcacccacacacacacacacactctttcgcacacgcacacacacacacacacgtgcatcagAGTTGAGGTGTAGGTGGGATATATGGTGTATGATAATGTGTGATgtgacgtgtgtctgtgtgatcatGTTAGTGAAAATGTGAGTAGAGtacatgagtgtatgagtgtgtgtgtcagagtgtacatctgtctgtttgctgatgtatgtgtgttatagtTTGTGTGCGAACGGATGAATAATCACGTGTGTGTAATAATGCGAGAGACAGATGCATGCAGAAAGGTGTTTGCATTAGCGTGAGCCAAACTGTTTGTAACATTACGAGCgtaagtatgtgtatgtctgataTCGCGTGGAAAAGTGAGTGAAGGTGTCCTTgacggcatgtgtgtgtgtgtgcgtgtgagagacagagagtgcgtgtgtgtatgtgattcatTAGGAGTATCACTGTAAGAAGTGTCTGAGGGTAACTGCTGTGCTCGCTGCAGAGTCTCCGCTGTGGCCGAAGGAGGTGCTGGAGCCCCTAGTGGTGACTGAGGGTACCTCGCTGGTGCTGCCCTGCAACCCGCCGCCCGGCCTGCCCCCGCCCAACACCTTCTGGATGAACAGTGGTGAGCACCGCTCTCTTCGCTCCCTCCGTCCGGCACTCTTCCTGTcatgtgtccctctctctctgttcttctctctatGGAATTATTTCTTTGctactctttctgtctttccgtcttctttcatttctacactgtctttgtatctgtctgtctctgtctctgtctccgtctctgtctctgtatctgtctgtctctgtctctgtctctgtctctgtctctgtctctgtctctgtatctgtcttaTTCTTggtatttctctgtctctgtctctgtctctgtctctgtctctgtctctgtctctgtctctgtctttgtatcTGTCTTATTCTTggtatttctctgtctctgtctctgtctctgtctctgtctctgtctctgtctttgtatctgtctctgtctctgtctttgtatcTGTCTTATTCTTggtatttctctgtctctgtctctgtctctgtctctgtctttgtatcTGTCATATTCTTggtatttctctgtctctgtctctgtctctgtctttgtctctgtctctgtctctgtctctgtctctgtctctgtctctgtctccgtctcgcTGTCCCTTACTCTATCCCTCCCTTCTTTGACTTGCTGTGTTAGACTGTGGTGCCACCgccctctgtgtcctcctgctCTGCAGTGTCCATTACTGCTGAGCAagtgcatgtgattgtgtgcttctctctctctctgtctgtgagtgtgtgtgtgcgccttagtgcgtgtgtgtgtgtttgtgtgtgtgtgtgtgtgtgagagagagagagagactgtgtgtgcacgagtgtgtgtggatgagagagacagagagacggagagagggagagagggagaaagagagagagagagtgtgtgtgtgtgtgtgtgtgtgtgtgtgtgtgtcatgctgccCTGCATTGCCTCTTAAAACAGCTGAGAGGGCAGAAGCAGTGAGAGCACAGGTCCTGGGAGACACGCTCCCCCTGCAGCCTCAGGGCCGGCCCATTCCTCCAAGCCCACACAGGGCTCCGCACTCAGGCCACAGAGCCCCACTGAAACCAGCCTGGTTCATCCAGCCCTTACCCTGGCAGACCCTTTCTCTCTGAAAGGGCTCCTTCGTCCATCCCACCTCGCAAAAAGGGATTCTTTTCTGCCCTTGCTTATCGTAGTAGACCCTCATATCAGGTATCTTCCTGCGTAGTTACATCACATTGCCAAAATtggactcttttttttctttacagtgGAAGTGACTGATGGCCAGTACTTTCTGGTCACTGGCGTTTTGTTGTGTAACTCTTTTTGTGCTGCACCGGCAAGCAGACCTTGTATGGGTGACTGCTGGCATGAGGCGGAGTCGCTGCTGCTGTCGCTAGGGGAGTTCAGCTGCCTGTCCCTGGGCAGATGAGCggccctccatctccatctcttcctcactGTCTGCTCTGTCCTTGTTTCCGCAGACATGCAGACTATCCAACAGGACGCCCGCGTGTCCATGGGGCTCAATGGAGACCTCTACTTCTCCAGCGTCCTGGCCAAGGACTCCAGCACAGACTACAGCTGCAATGCCCGTTTTGTCTTCACCTACACCATCCAGCAGAAGAACCCCTTCAGCCTCAAAGTGCAGAGCCGTGAGTTTGTCTCCCCTCTGTACCGTTAGGGGCTGATTAAGAAGCAGCCTCCACCACAACAGTGTttttcagtgtgtatgtatctgagATGTGCTGCCATCTAGAGGTGAAGTGAAGACCACACCTCTACTCTAATTCCACCTGCCCTGTAGTGtatagttgtttttttcccatgaAGGTTTACATAGACAAATGGAGACATACTTTTTTATTACTATCTATGTGGTTGACCTTCACACACAATGCTCTTCCTCCACACTTTATGTGTAGATTTATTTGAATggatgctttaaaaaaaaaaaaacatcaataatTCATACGGTTAAAAGTTGAAGTGGCAATGAGTCAACATGAACATAAATTGTGTATTGTTTGGGCCATGGACACTCAGGGATAATGGATCGCATTGATCTGATCTTCCTTAAAACAGGGGGCACTGAGACCCAGGAGAGCCATCTGTCAAGTGGGCATGCGGTCGGGCTCACACAGGTCCCAGGAGGCATCCTCACTTATGCTGTCGTGTTGATGGGACTACAAAAGCAGAATTATTTTAGGCACTACCCTTAATGTATTGCTTTGCTCAATGCATTATAGTTTTTGCGTTGTTTTGTTAGTTAGCATTGCTTGTTTACAGTAAGCAGAGCATGTTTCGCACACACACCGGCTATCCTCAGTGTTCTTGTTGCTAGGGTTCTTGTGATCTGCTGTGATTCTTAGTCCATCACCACTCTATTCACAGAGCAACCTTACAATGATTCTTCCTCTTTCAACCTGACTGACCCGTATGGTGGTGAGTCTGACCTCTCATTGTTTGCCACGTCTCTCATGGCAACATGCTGCCGGGAGACCAACCTAACGACCTTGCTAGCCTATTACCACTAGAACCCCTCATTTTGATAACGTTTTAACATGCCAGTAGTCTAATACCTACTTCTGCTGTGTGTACTTCTGCACACATGACATCATTAGCGGgggactcgtgtgtgtgtgtgtgtgtgtgtgtgtgtgtgtgtgtgtgtgtgtgtgtgtgtgtgttgtgtgttgtgtgttgtgtgtgtgtgtgtgtgtgtgtgaggtgtctatgaaagacagtgagagtgagggttAAATATGTTCCTGCCAGCTCTCATCCAAGCCAATGCAGAACTGGTGTCAGTTTATGACAGTGTCTGAACCATGGCATGACCCCACAGAACTATGATGGGGCTCTAAGCCACTTGACAGGCTCTGCGCTGAAGCCCAGACAGCTGGTATATGCTCAGGGAGCTGCAGTGCTGCTTCTCGCTGCTTTTTTAAGGACTCTATCACACAGTGGGAGTCTCTCAAGCGCGCGGGCGTAGAACAAACACTCGGCAGGCGAGCACTAACACACTCCCCCTGGCTGGCACCATTGTTGTCACGGTGACGTGTCGCCGTGTCTCTGACGGCCCTTGTCATTTTTTTGTAACgctttctccctcctctgtgtctccccGATCCCACTCACAATGGCCATTGTCACTTTATCTTCAGGGCTCTCACAATGTGAATGGCCTTTCGCAGATCCAATAACACCACAAATAATATGCATTACAATAGGGAACTAATGCTGTTCACATGGGACTAGACTCATAGGGCTTCTGGAGGGAGTCCTATCCTCCACACTCCATGTGACTCACATTTCTAACTCGCCATCTGTCTGCACTGTTTGAGCTCTTATGTGTTTGAAGTCTGTCATGTCTGTCATGtcaagaaaaaaaggaatgttATTGGTCTCATTATCATGTTTGTCTtgtcatatatacatacactttCATTACTGAGATTGTCCCATAGTGTTCTCTCCTGAGGTACATGAAAGTATTCTACAGCTTTCTGAGATCCTGTGCTGGACATTCATTTCAATCAGTAACAGGCAGTGTTTGTTACAGCGAGATGTAGGCAGACAGGCTTGCTTGGATATGCAAAGAAGGCCTCAGCATTTTTGGGAGTCAAGCAATTAATAACCAAACTACAGCCCATCCCAAAGGCAGTTGCTGGCTAGCCTCCAAAATCACAACGCATGCACAAAAGTCAAATGAACCGTGGGTGTAGAGACTTGCACTTTCGTAACCCTTGGCTCTGGTGTTAAAATGCCTCAGTGCTAACAAGGCTTAGTCAGATGTCTTACAACTCTTTATTTACCAGCAAGCCTCTACAGAAGTGACATAGTGGAAGCAGGCTAATTACACACGTCTCTTTGGAGCTGATTTTAAACTGTGACACAGTTTAAAATGCAGTTCtttaaaaagattaaaaaaattatCAGGAAGGGGTAAtggctatgctatgctaactcTGTTTTCATATTCTGACCAAAATTTTAGTTGCAGATCTTAAACTTACAGTTTGTCTCCTCCAGCATCCACCACATGACTCGATTAGTGATAGTGACAGGATATGAAACCTCAGCCTCATCCATTTTGAAACTGCATGAGATGAAATCATGTGAGGCGATGAAATGTTATATTTCTACAGCAGGAAACACGAAGGGACATATTTATTTGATATGAAACAACAGCTGTTGTTTTAGCTACGCTGCTCAGCATGCTGGGATACTGCAGTCAGCCGAAGGCCTGCACGGGGAAGGCCAGCCCAGTCTTTCCCAGTCTGTTGAGCCGGCCGCTCTACTTCAACTCAAGCACAGGCTGGGTGTCCCCAGCTAGGTTcggcctcgtgtgtgtgttcacgttcactcttcatcctcctccagcCCGTCACGTGCCTGAAACCTCACCCAGCTTCCTGACGCCCTCCGGCCTGGTCAGCTCCAAGATGGTGCTCCGCGGGgagcagctgctgctggagtgCATCGCTGCCGGAGTGTGAGTGCGGAAAAGATGACagcacccagacacacccaaCCCTGCTGTTTTTCACTGAGCGCAGATTAGCACTAATAACATTTTCGGCTGTATCCCATTCCAGAATGCTTGGATCATTTATGATTATtactaggttttttttttttttttttttaaatagtcatTTTAGCCTTGGAATGAACGTTTGAAAAAGCAGAACTGATCTGAACATTTATAAAATGAAGGGTCTGCTCAGATGTTTGTGAAGTCACACCTaataacccccctccccccctgcacAGCCCCACTCCCAGTATCAAGTGGTTCAAGAAGGGTGGAGACCTGCCCATGAAGAGGGTCAAGCTGGAGAGCTTTAACAAGACGCTACGCATCATCAACGTCTCGGAGGAGGACTCTGGCGACTACATGTGCATGGCCAACAACAAGATTGCCAGTATCCAGCACACGATATCCGTCCAGGTCAAAGGTTAGACATCCTCCACTGTTTTATGTCCAGTTCGTTTTTGAACACAGTCACAACTGTATATCCATCCTCATATGTAATCACTATATCTAAACAGGTTAACAAATGATCATGAAAGAAAGTAGGTTATAACACGGATAGAAATGCCTCTACAGTATTTCAAAATGGTCTTGTTGTGTTACCTAATCAGGAGGAGTTGTTCTTCCTAGGCTGCCAATGATTTCAGAACCATTTAAACAAAAGAGTGAGACTTTGGATTTGCAGCAGCTCGGTGTCACTGTGACATTCTTGAGGTGTGCCCTCAATGTTGTGATTGTCCCGCTAACTGTGTGACACGTGTGCTCCTCCCCAGCCGCCCCACACTGGCTGGACAAGCCACAAAACCTCGTCCTCGCGCCGGACGAGAATGGACGCATGACTTGCATCGCCCACGGCAACCCAAAGCCCACGATCCAGTGGCTGATGAACGGGGAGCCCATAGAGAGTGAGTCCAGTCTGCAGCCCCCTGTGCAGTACCTGCTAGCAACCGTCCTCATGTACCCTGTAGTGCTCAGAAGCCACAAAAATGACCTCTTTCTGTGGAGAGAGTGTATTGACTGTCTGATATCTGTCTGAACACTTTAGTGAGTGAGGAGGCGAGTGCATGAGTAGTTGGTTAAACTCCAAAAAGATTTTATCCTCCTCCTCGTTTGTCTAATGGCGAaaaacaaaaatgcacacagtgGACTGGCCTCCAGCTGTCTGACCAGCCTATCAAAACTCCCGCAGGTACTCTGCCGAACCCGAGTCGGGAGGTGGAGGGTGACACCATCATATTCCGCCGCGTGTTAGTGGGAGGCAGCGCCGTGTACCAGTGTAACGCCTCCAACGAGCACGGCTACCTGCTGGCCAACGCCTTCATCAACATACTGGGTGAGGGCAGACGCTCCACTGTGCACTGAGCTTATTGTCCAGCTGGAATCAGAATTCAGCTCTAACCTGTCCCCGTCTGTTGGTTCACAGACATGAAGCCCATGATGCTCGGGCCCAAGACCCAGCTGATCAAAGTCGTGGAGAACAACCGCACCTTCCTGGACTGCCCTTTCTTCGGCGCTCCAATTCCCACGCTGCGCTGGTGAGTATGCATCAGGCACCGCAGGAGTAACGCAGTCTGGTTAAAAACACAATGTTTCATGAGTTTATTTATTGGCTCAGACAGCCAGACTGATGCTGTCATCTATCTGTTTGGGCCCTCAGCATATTTAATTTGATGTGTCCAACACAAGTGTCACAGACAGAGCTTCTCTggtaaaaacacagagaaactcTGTGTATTGTGCCAATAAATTAAACattgtgttgtgcatgtgtgtgtgtgtgtgtgtgtgtgtgtgtgtgtgtgtgtgtgtaggttcaaGAATGGGCTGGGCAGTGGGCTGGACGGCGGGCACTACAGGGCCTACGTGAATGGCACTCTGGAGATCAAGCGGGCACTGCCCGAGGACCAGGGCACGTACACCTGTGTGGCCAGCAACATCATGGGCAAAGTTGAGATCCAGGTTCGgctggaggtcaaaggtcagtcagtcagtcaagcaTTCTTATCCAAGGTCATTTTTGTTCTTTGCCCTGCAGTGGGGCATTTACAGTACATGAAAAAGCGCACGGCCTGAGCATGAATATTGTGACCTTAGCTACAGCTCACAACGAGCTTCAAAATGCCACCAAGcaaattcatttaaaagtaCCTGGTAAGCACTCCACTGGAGCAAAACCCATGACTGTGATGTTATTATAGCAATGGGTAGGTCAGGTAAGGGCATTCATGCTTCAGCCTGCCTTTTGTTGTCTTTGCAGTGCACTTACCACCTGTGAAATATTTTCAAGTCTTTTGTGATTTCAAGTCTTTTGTGTTGTTGCATCGTTCCAGAGCCCACCCGCATAGTGAGAGCCCCTGAGCACGTGTCCTCTACTCGGGGAAGCTCGGTTCGCTTCAACTGCCGCATCAAACACGACCCCACCATGGCCATTCACGTCACCTGGCTGAAGAATGACCAGCCACTCAGCTACGCCTGGAGGTAAACACCAGTTAGAAGCAAACTAATGGTGTCATTTTCTCCGAAGTGATCTGAAATGTGTTTGCAAGGGTGCTCCACTCTGTCATAATATCGGTATGTATAATAGTGGTATGctctgtgtccgtgtctgtgcaGGATGAAGAAGGATGAAGAGTCTCTGACCATCACCAACATCAACGAGGGAGACCAGGGCACCTACACCTGCCTGGTCAAGACTGAGATAGATGAGGACTCTGCTTCTGCGCGTCTTACAGTtcttggtacacacacacacacacacacaaagaaaaactttGATCCTCCCTTTccaaataacaaaaataaccCTGTTGCCCTCAAGTAGCCTTGTCTGTCTAAAAATAACAATCAACCAATAATCTCACAGCTGAAAATTGCTCTGCATGTTGAAAACTCTGACGTGATtgtcactgactctctctcctgGACTAATGCTGTACTAACCATATGACCTTTATCTCGCAGAGGAGGAATCCTTGTCTCCCTCCAATCGTAGTCCCATGCTAGCAGGTAACACTCGTGTCTAAATATGACTCTTTCCCTTCTAACTGGAGATATGAAGATGTGGCTGTACAGGGCTTTGAATAGCATATTCAGAGCGACACACTATCTTCATATGCCACTGATCAAACCGAGCCTTTAATTGAGGGCTCTAGTAAGAAATAGATTGCATAATCATGTGTCAGGATGTCTGTCATGGAAATCGGTGCCCGTATCACGTGATGGTGAAGAATAGAATACTGTAAAACACAAATTCAAATAAGCTatctcatatactgtatgtggacAGATGTGTCCACTTTTATGTCAAATACTTTCAATTTGAGTTTTCGGCAAATTAATTTGTTAACATTGATACTGGTTTATAGTAGTGTACAAGTCATAGTCAAAGTATGAGACGCTATGTATATGAtatcttttagtttttttaactTTAATCACATTGTTGTAAGGTCTATGAAAATGTGAGTGTGGACTAGCTACTTGTGTATGCCGCCTAtgcagtatatactgtatgtcatgcAGTATTTCACACAAGCTTAAAAGCCCCCCGTTCTCGTGCAGACCGCCCAGAGTCTCCAAAAGACCTGGAGCTATCTGACCTGCTTGTGCGCAGCGTCAGACTCACCTGGGTACCTGGAGATGACAACAACAGCCCAATCACAGGTGGGTGATCTCAAACACATAGTCATAGACACAGATgcgcacttacacacagacacacagcactttCAACTCAGTAGCACACAATGTGAACCGTATATAAAGCTTCTCAGATTCATTCACAGCATACACAGCAAATACAGtgtagatacatacatacattactacatacatacatatatacatacatacatacatacatacatacatacatacatacatacatacatacatacatacatacatacacatgcagaaacTAGTCATAGACATTTGCAAGcatatttatttgcatttgcacacatacatacccactcactcctcctcactccctATCTTTCTTTTCCTATGCAGAGTTCCTGGTTCAGTTCGAGGAGAACCGATGGGAGCCTGGCAAATGGCAGAACCTATCCAGTCACCCAGGCAACGTGAACTCTGTGCTGCTGGAGCTGTCCCCCTTCGTCAACTACCAGTTCAGGGTGATCGCCATCAACGAAGTTGGTCAGAGCCAACCCAGCAGGCCCTCCCTGCGCTACCAGACTAGCGGAGCAGGTAAGctttgagggagagggagggataaggataaggaaagagagagagagaaagagagagagagaaagagagagagagttggttaAGTGGAAAAGCTGGTTCTGAATCCTTCATAAATCATAAATTCATAAattggtcactgtgtgtgtgtgtgtgtgtgtgtgtgtgtgtgtgtgtgtgtgtgtgtgtgtgtgtgtgtgtgtgtgtgcgtgtgtgattatACACCTGAGAAGATCTGAATTCTACATAATTGTACCATGAGGGACCAGTGTCCCATGAATCAGTGTAATGATGTGAGATGGCCTTCCTCAGCTCCAGATATCGCTCCTGAGGACATCAAAGGCATGGGCTCGAAGAAGAACAACATGGAGATCACCTGGAAGGTTAGCCACCGAGGGCGCAGCAAGCACATGTTTACATATGACCAtctcagacacaaacagcacacaaacagtctAGAAAACGAGTAGCTTATTAAATCTTCACCATCAACAGTAGGGAAGGTGCTTATACCAACTGTCAATGATTGTAACAATTTCCAGTCATCTTAAAAATATTCaacttctatgtgtgtgtgtgtgtgtgtgtgtgtgtgtctacagccCCTCTCTGACATTCAGAAGAATGCACCCAACATTGTGTATGAGGTGTCATGGAAGAAGAAGGACATGGAGGAGTGGAACTCCATCAACACCACCAAGGCCAAGCACATGGTCCATGACACCGAGACCTACGAGCCTTTCCACATCAAGATCCAGGCCATCAACGACTTCGGCCGGGGTCCAGAGTCTGCTGTGGTGCTCGGCTACTCCGGGGAAGACTGTAAGTCCTGGTTGCCTGGGGAAGGACCTGAGCTGAACCGGCTTTTTCTCATAGTTTGGCATACAACTGATCAGGGATCAGTATGTGAATGCTCAGTGGTTATTGCTGTCTCCCTTGAAAGGTGTAGAGCACTATGA encodes the following:
- the nfasca gene encoding neurofascin homolog (chicken) a isoform X10: MLKQGKRSGLATWPLLLIFLRAVASIEVPLDPKIQQELKQPPTIVKQSPKDYIVDPRDSIIIECEAKGNPPPMYEWKRNSRYFNVGKMPHVTQRKPSGTLEISSRNGGRPEDYEGEYQCFASNEFGIAVSNKILLRISKSPLWPKEVLEPLVVTEGTSLVLPCNPPPGLPPPNTFWMNSDMQTIQQDARVSMGLNGDLYFSSVLAKDSSTDYSCNARFVFTYTIQQKNPFSLKVQSPRHVPETSPSFLTPSGLVSSKMVLRGEQLLLECIAAGVPTPSIKWFKKGGDLPMKRVKLESFNKTLRIINVSEEDSGDYMCMANNKIASIQHTISVQVKAAPHWLDKPQNLVLAPDENGRMTCIAHGNPKPTIQWLMNGEPIESTLPNPSREVEGDTIIFRRVLVGGSAVYQCNASNEHGYLLANAFINILDMKPMMLGPKTQLIKVVENNRTFLDCPFFGAPIPTLRWFKNGLGSGLDGGHYRAYVNGTLEIKRALPEDQGTYTCVASNIMGKVEIQVRLEVKEPTRIVRAPEHVSSTRGSSVRFNCRIKHDPTMAIHVTWLKNDQPLSYAWRMKKDEESLTITNINEGDQGTYTCLVKTEIDEDSASARLTVLEEESLSPSNRSPMLADRPESPKDLELSDLLVRSVRLTWVPGDDNNSPITEFLVQFEENRWEPGKWQNLSSHPGNVNSVLLELSPFVNYQFRVIAINEVGQSQPSRPSLRYQTSGAAPDIAPEDIKGMGSKKNNMEITWKPLSDIQKNAPNIVYEVSWKKKDMEEWNSINTTKAKHMVHDTETYEPFHIKIQAINDFGRGPESAVVLGYSGEDYPSATPAHFNVSKIDSTKVNVHWDPVDPSTVHGEFKEYRVYYSRESSLVRGLKVNKEKKTKGFFSSSGTGVLTDLVPFSQYKMYMVVANSRYEGPPSNTAEFKTKEGVPSAPKFFRIVQRSTHTVHLQWDKPLEPNGNLIGYTLQYYTVNGTQVGQRQVQSFLPNVTTFTLRLPDRSTRYKFYLAARTQVGAGEVYAEESPNFSNEELYTISVELTDDLVATTAPAPPPTTMPTTTISTTTTTTTTAPTTAPDTPIPTLAPTIPYARMVPTKGVEFKILATPWKEIWNLTVKPNSNYANVSWEHNFPADSSEFVLEYTLQSNKSRQSVSVKHEPHIKLAGLVEGAKYQLRVYSNEQHHISSTYVTFETSRAISTDSVDIATQGWFIGLMCAVALIVLILLIVCFIKRSRGGKYPVRDKKDLPLDPVDHKDQDGSFDYQNENRSIEREESQQSKEEGSDENGSDEDNKPLQGSQTSLDGQVKESDDSLVDYGEGGDGQFNEDGSFIGQYTVKKDKEETEGNESSEATSPVNAIYSLA
- the nfasca gene encoding neurofascin homolog (chicken) a isoform X19, giving the protein MLKQGKRSGLATWPLLLIFLRAVASIEVPLDPKIQQELKQPPTIVKQSPKDYIVDPRDSIIIECEAKGNPPPMYEWKRNSRYFNVGKMPHVTQRKPSGTLEISSRNGGRPEDYEGEYQCFASNEFGIAVSNKILLRISKSPLWPKEVLEPLVVTEGTSLVLPCNPPPGLPPPNTFWMNSDMQTIQQDARVSMGLNGDLYFSSVLAKDSSTDYSCNARFVFTYTIQQKNPFSLKVQSPRHVPETSPSFLTPSGLVSSKMVLRGEQLLLECIAAGVPTPSIKWFKKGGDLPMKRVKLESFNKTLRIINVSEEDSGDYMCMANNKIASIQHTISVQVKAAPHWLDKPQNLVLAPDENGRMTCIAHGNPKPTIQWLMNGEPIESTLPNPSREVEGDTIIFRRVLVGGSAVYQCNASNEHGYLLANAFINILDMKPMMLGPKTQLIKVVENNRTFLDCPFFGAPIPTLRWFKNGLGSGLDGGHYRAYVNGTLEIKRALPEDQGTYTCVASNIMGKVEIQVRLEVKEPTRIVRAPEHVSSTRGSSVRFNCRIKHDPTMAIHVTWLKNDQPLSYAWRMKKDEESLTITNINEGDQGTYTCLVKTEIDEDSASARLTVLEEESLSPSNRSPMLADRPESPKDLELSDLLVRSVRLTWVPGDDNNSPITEFLVQFEENRWEPGKWQNLSSHPGNVNSVLLELSPFVNYQFRVIAINEVGQSQPSRPSLRYQTSGAAPDIAPEDIKGMGSKKNNMEITWKPLSDIQKNAPNIVYEVSWKKKDMEEWNSINTTKAKHMVHDTETYEPFHIKIQAINDFGRGPESAVVLGYSGEDYPSATPAHFNVSKIDSTKVNVHWDPVDPSTVHGEFKEYRVYYSRESSLVRGLKVNKEKKTKGFFSSSGTGVLTDLVPFSQYKMYMVVANSRYEGPPSNTAEFKTKEGVPSAPKFFRIVQRSTHTVHLQWDKPLEPNGNLIGYTLQYYTVNGTQVGQRQVQSFLPNVTTFTLRLPDRSTRYKFYLAARTQVGAGEVYAEESPNFSNEELYTISVELTDDLVATTAPAPPPTTMPTTTISTTTTTTTTAPTTAPDTPIPTLAPTIPYARMVPTKGVEFKILATPWKEIWNLTVKPNSNYANVSWEHNFPADSSEFVLEYTLQSNKSRQSVSVKHEPHIKLAGLVEGAKYQLRVYSNEQHHISSTYVTFETSRAISTDSVDIATQGWFIGLMCAVALIVLILLIVCFIKRSRGGKYPVRDKKDLPLDPVDHKDQDGSFDYHSDEDNKPLQGSQTSLDGQVKESDDSLVDYGEGGDGQFNEDGSFIGQYTVKKDKEETEGNESSEATSPVNAIYSLA